A single window of Nicotiana tomentosiformis chromosome 1, ASM39032v3, whole genome shotgun sequence DNA harbors:
- the LOC138906421 gene encoding uncharacterized protein, with amino-acid sequence MVLGDHHHLDFIILGKYMPLLQSSRHVLGHHLRDCPQPSRNFSQPTIQSTIPTQTTRNTLGAASIENRGRGVGDRATVNQGQRNIGRGQARVFAFTIQDAQALNVVVTCILFICTFDALALIDPGSIHSYVSSYFALRFSSQPEKLNDPFLVATPVGESLLAEYVYRACQIRAKGRNTLAHLIVLDMIDFDMLMGMDCLSSCYAIVDCHAKAQRILKKGCLSLLAIVNDTRRETISIENVPVVREFSDVFPEDLP; translated from the exons ATGGTACTAGGGGACCATCATCATCTGGACTTCATAATTCTGGGCAAATATATGCCACTACTCCAGTCTTCCAGACATGTG TTAGGACATCACTTGAGGGATTGCCCTCAGCCTTCGAGGAATTTCAGTCAGCCTACTATTCAGTCAACTATACCTACTCAGACAACTCGTAATACTTTAGGTGCTGCAAGTATAGAAAATAGAGGTCGGGGTGTCGGAGATCGTGCTACTGTGAATCAAGGACAAAGGAATATTGGTAGAGGTCAGGCGAGAGTTTTTGCATTTACTATACAGGATGCTCAGGCCTTGAATGTTGTAGTTACATGTATTCTTTTTATTTGTACATTTGATGCACTTGCAttgattgatccgggatctaTTCACTCCTATGTGTCCTCGTACTTTGCTTTGAGGTTTAGTAGCCAACCTGAGAAATTGAATGATCCTTTTCTAGTTGCTACTCCTGTCGGAGAGTCTCTATTAGCTGAATACGTGTATCGTGCTTGTCAGATTCGAGCTAAGGGTAGAAATACTTTAGCTCACCTTATTGTACTTGATATGATTGACTTTGACATGTTGATGGGAATGGATTGTTTATCTTCTTGCTATGCTATCGTCGATTGTCATGCAAAG gctcaacgtatTCTGAAAAAAGGTTGCTTGAGTCTCTTAGCTATTGTAAATGACACAAGAAGGGAAACAATTAGTATAGAAAATGTACCAGTAGTGAGAGaattttctgatgtatttcctgagGATTTACCATGA
- the LOC138906419 gene encoding uncharacterized protein, whose amino-acid sequence MTNNNGNQTVPMKFITEDVPVLPDETPENERFLVIESWKHSDFLCKNYILSGLEDNVYNVYSNMETSKQLWIALERKYKTEDAGLKKFIAAKFLDYKMVDNKSVITQVQELQVIIHDLLAEGISQINTNVESINYIVSTNKIFTEGLVINEAFQVAAMIEKLPPLWKDFKNYLKHKRKEMSLEDLIVRKRKKAYGPKSNPSKKRFNGNYYNYGKAEHRSADCCAPKKHKKKGQANMVEKHEDIYDLCAMLSECNLVGNPKEWWIDSGATRHVCAIREAFATYALVGPEEMLSMGNSAMAKIEGSGKIFL is encoded by the exons atgacGAACAACAACGGGAACCAGACTGTTCCTATG AAGTTCATTACGGAAGATGTTCCTGTTCTGCCCGACGAAACTCCAgaaaatgaacgctttctcgtgattgagtcgtggaagcattctgattttctatgcaagaattacattcttagTGGACTAGAGGACAATGTGTATAACGTCTATAGTAATATGGAGACGTCAAAACAATTGTGGATAGCGCTTGAAAGGAAATACAAAACGGAAGATGCCGGGTTAAAGAAATTCATTGCCGCTAAATTTTTGGACTATAAAATGGTAGATaacaagtctgttattacccaggtccaagaattgcaagtgattattcacgatctccttgctgaaggtataagtcaaattaatactaatgttgaaagtattaattatattgtttCTACTAACAAAATTTTCACTGAAGGTCTTGTTATCAATGAAGCGTTCCAAGTTGCAGCAATGATTGAAAAGTTGCCtcctttgtggaaggacttcaaaaactacttgaaacacaaacgaaaggagatgtcccttgaagatctcattgttcg aaagaggaagaaggcttatgGACCGAAaagcaacccaagcaagaagcggttcaacgGAAATTACTACAACTATGGAAAAGCTGAACACAGATCTGCAGATTGTTGTGCTCCAAAGAAACacaagaagaagggtcaagcaaatatggttgaaaagcacgaagatatttatgacttgtgtgctatgctttctgaatgcaacctggtaggaaatcctaaggagtggtggattgattctggagccactcgccatgtttgtgctatTAGAGAAGCATTTGCTACATATGCTCTTGTTGGACCCGAAGAGATGCTTTCTATGGGAAATTCTGCAATGGCAAAAATTGAAGGATCTGGAAAGATATTTttatga